One genomic segment of Gossypium arboreum isolate Shixiya-1 chromosome 3, ASM2569848v2, whole genome shotgun sequence includes these proteins:
- the LOC108470189 gene encoding protein trichome berefringence-like 7 isoform X1 yields the protein MVNNFSRSTSFNRRALNAESARVLNVSSPKALNVLSTKPLCFTSSRVYHRLGWVSRLFPVLILIGALISFIILLHGGYIYVLPSLSQAFYGHGVLKFNNSSNVCDIFDGSWVIDDDYPLYNASDCPFAEQGFNCLGNGRKDRDYLKWRWKPKNCDIPRFNVHNVLEMLRDKRIVFVGDSMSRTQWESLICLLMTGVEDKKSVYEVNGNKITKRIRFLGVRFTSFNFTIEFFRSVFLVQHGWMPRHAPKRVRSTLKLDKLDDVSNEWINADVLIFNTGQWWVPGKLFETGCYFQVGNSVKLGMSIPAAFKMALGTWASWVENTIDTNRTLVFFRTFEPSHWSEKSRRFCNVTQNPLLETEGRDRSIFSETIFEVIKNMTVPITVLQVTSMSAFRRDAHVGGWSDNPMVPDCSHWCLPGLPDIWNEIFLSYLLADYGLPAVNGKQCEFILFLISLLSASFICNLFSAQFYMYVPTRLQTLKRLDDLIIINSLLVLIYYYMLCYLGSGKYKIWMYILYEYGWIF from the exons ATGGTGAATAATTTTAGTAGGAGTACATCATTTAACCGAAGGGCGTTGAATGCTGAAAGCGCGAGAGTTTTGAATGTTTCAAGCCCCAAAGCTTTGAATGTTCTAAGCACTAAACCTTTGTGTTTCACTAGTTCTAGAGTTTATCATAGGTTGGGCTGGGTCTCACGCTTGTTTCCTGTCCTTATTCTCATTGGGgctttgatttcttttattatacTACTTCATGGGGGTTATATATATGTTCTCCCTAGTCTGAGTCAAGCATTTTATGGACATGGTGTGTTaaaattcaataattcaagcaACGTTTGTGATATTTTTGATGGAAGCTGGGTTATAGATGATGATTACCCATTATACAATGCTTCAGACTGTCCATTTGCAGAACAAGGATTCAATTGCTTGGGAAATGGCCGGAAAGATAGAGATTATCTCAAATGGAGATGGAAACCAAAAAATTGTGATATTCCAAGGTTTAATGTTCACAATGTTCTGGAAATGCTCCGAGATAAAAGGATAGTTTTTGTTGGAGATTCTATGAGTAGAACGCAGTGGGAATCATTGATTTGCTTGCTTATGACCGGAGTAGAAGATAAGAAGAGTGTTTATGAAGTTAATGGCAATAAGATAACAAAACGGATCAGATTTCTAGGTGTTCGGTTTACTTCCTTCAATTTTACCATTGAGTTCTTTCGCTCGGTGTTCTTGGTGCAACATGGTTGGATGCCTAGACATGCACCAAAGCGTGTTAGGTCAACCCTTAAGTTGGATAAATTGGATGATGTTAGCAATGAGTGGATTAATGCAGATGTTCTTATATTCAACACTGGACAATGGTGGGTTCCAGGGAAGCTCTTTGAAAC TGGTTGCTACTTCCAGGTTGGGAACTCAGTAAAGCTTGGAATGTCAATTCCTGCTGCATTCAAAATGGCATTAGGTACTTGGGCATCATGGGTTGAGAACACGATTGACACAAACAGAACACTTGTCTTTTTCAGAACATTTGAGCCATCACACTGGAG TGAAAAATCCCGTAGGTTTTGCAATGTGACCCAGAACCCATTGTTAGAAACTGAAGGGAGGGATCGAAGCATTTTTTCAGAGACTATATTTGAGGTGATAAAGAATATGACTGTTCCTATAACCGTTCTGCAAGTAACTTCCATGTCAGCTTTCCGAAGAGATGCACATGTGGGTGGGTGGAGTGACAATCCAATGGTACCTGATTGTAGCCATTGGTGTCTTCCTGGCTTACCTGACATCTGGAATGAAATTTTCCTCTCGTACCTGCTTGCTGATTATGGACTTCCTGCAGTGAATGGAAAGCAGTGTGAGTTCATTCTCTTTCTGATTTCACTTCTTTCCGCTTCTTTCATTTGTAATTTATTCAGTGCTCAGTTTTATATGTATGTTCCAACCAGATTGCAAACACTTAAGAGGCTTGATGACTTGATCATAATTAATAGCTTGCTTGTGTTAATTTATTACTATATGCTATGTTACTTGGGTTCTGGTAAGTATAAAATATGGATGTATATCTTATATGAGTATGGTTGGATTTTTTAA
- the LOC108470189 gene encoding protein trichome berefringence-like 7 isoform X2 — MVNNFSRSTSFNRRALNAESARVLNVSSPKALNVLSTKPLCFTSSRVYHRLGWVSRLFPVLILIGALISFIILLHGGYIYVLPSLSQAFYGHGVLKFNNSSNVCDIFDGSWVIDDDYPLYNASDCPFAEQGFNCLGNGRKDRDYLKWRWKPKNCDIPRFNVHNVLEMLRDKRIVFVGDSMSRTQWESLICLLMTGVEDKKSVYEVNGNKITKRIRFLGVRFTSFNFTIEFFRSVFLVQHGWMPRHAPKRVRSTLKLDKLDDVSNEWINADVLIFNTGQWWVPGKLFETGCYFQVGNSVKLGMSIPAAFKMALGTWASWVENTIDTNRTLVFFRTFEPSHWSEKSRRFCNVTQNPLLETEGRDRSIFSETIFEVIKNMTVPITVLQVTSMSAFRRDAHVGGWSDNPMVPDCSHWCLPGLPDIWNEIFLSYLLADYGLPAVNGKQYWMTHD; from the exons ATGGTGAATAATTTTAGTAGGAGTACATCATTTAACCGAAGGGCGTTGAATGCTGAAAGCGCGAGAGTTTTGAATGTTTCAAGCCCCAAAGCTTTGAATGTTCTAAGCACTAAACCTTTGTGTTTCACTAGTTCTAGAGTTTATCATAGGTTGGGCTGGGTCTCACGCTTGTTTCCTGTCCTTATTCTCATTGGGgctttgatttcttttattatacTACTTCATGGGGGTTATATATATGTTCTCCCTAGTCTGAGTCAAGCATTTTATGGACATGGTGTGTTaaaattcaataattcaagcaACGTTTGTGATATTTTTGATGGAAGCTGGGTTATAGATGATGATTACCCATTATACAATGCTTCAGACTGTCCATTTGCAGAACAAGGATTCAATTGCTTGGGAAATGGCCGGAAAGATAGAGATTATCTCAAATGGAGATGGAAACCAAAAAATTGTGATATTCCAAGGTTTAATGTTCACAATGTTCTGGAAATGCTCCGAGATAAAAGGATAGTTTTTGTTGGAGATTCTATGAGTAGAACGCAGTGGGAATCATTGATTTGCTTGCTTATGACCGGAGTAGAAGATAAGAAGAGTGTTTATGAAGTTAATGGCAATAAGATAACAAAACGGATCAGATTTCTAGGTGTTCGGTTTACTTCCTTCAATTTTACCATTGAGTTCTTTCGCTCGGTGTTCTTGGTGCAACATGGTTGGATGCCTAGACATGCACCAAAGCGTGTTAGGTCAACCCTTAAGTTGGATAAATTGGATGATGTTAGCAATGAGTGGATTAATGCAGATGTTCTTATATTCAACACTGGACAATGGTGGGTTCCAGGGAAGCTCTTTGAAAC TGGTTGCTACTTCCAGGTTGGGAACTCAGTAAAGCTTGGAATGTCAATTCCTGCTGCATTCAAAATGGCATTAGGTACTTGGGCATCATGGGTTGAGAACACGATTGACACAAACAGAACACTTGTCTTTTTCAGAACATTTGAGCCATCACACTGGAG TGAAAAATCCCGTAGGTTTTGCAATGTGACCCAGAACCCATTGTTAGAAACTGAAGGGAGGGATCGAAGCATTTTTTCAGAGACTATATTTGAGGTGATAAAGAATATGACTGTTCCTATAACCGTTCTGCAAGTAACTTCCATGTCAGCTTTCCGAAGAGATGCACATGTGGGTGGGTGGAGTGACAATCCAATGGTACCTGATTGTAGCCATTGGTGTCTTCCTGGCTTACCTGACATCTGGAATGAAATTTTCCTCTCGTACCTGCTTGCTGATTATGGACTTCCTGCAGTGAATGGAAAGCAGT